TAAAGTTGGATGCTTTGGCACAGAGACAAGTGAACACTGCCATGCGCAGGTATTCAAGGTTGATAAGAGTGCAACAAAACAATAGTAATGGTGTAACCTGTAGGTGGGAATCTGTTGAGTCCACATGCTGATCCAAGTTATCCTGCATATTGCAAAAGATAGAAAAACATAAAGTTATGAGACTGCAGAAGTCATAAGCACAAATAGGATGGTAAACATCAGGAAAAGGTAAAAAATGGAGAACACATCAGTAAAAGAACCAACCAGAAGCCTAGTATGGAGGTTAAGTTCCTCATTGACTGCCAATGCAATGTGTTTTGTACTTGTTACTGTCTCCTCCAATTTTTCAAGACCTTCATCTTGTTCTGCTTTCAATGATAGTATGTAATTCAGATTACAAATGTATATACTCTAATCCAAGTAGCATAAAAAGTAACATGTGTCCAAGTAAGAATTACATACCTTTTATAATTTGCCGCTGAAAGCCTACAAGACCATGGTTGTCCAAGCCATTTGTTCTGTTCATGATGTCATCTTGCTTTATATTAGGCCCAAGCAAGCTATCTCTATTATTGAAGCCGGACATGTTAAGAGTAGCAGCCATCTGGTTGACTTTGGAACTCAAATTTTTTAGCATGTCTTGACGCCTATTCATCTCTTTTCCTGTTCTGTTCATCAGCAGAGGCAAGCTTTAATAAGGTTGTTGTGATAATGgttaattgataaaattcacTCTTTCCTAACAACTTAAGTTTTTGGGAAAATCAGTAATTTATCTTAGTATCAAAGCATATGGTCCAGAATTCAAATTCTAtctccactctacctcccatttttAAAAGTTCAAAATCCCACATGTTGGACCTCAGGACTTTGGGCCTAACCATGAGGGGGAGTGCTAGGATAATGGCTAAGGGACTCTTTTCTatcaatttaagtttttaagagAATCGGTAATTTATCAAAGGTCAAGGAAAAAACATTATCTAAAAGAACGATTTGAATCTCATAGAAAAGAAGGTAACTGTTGCCATATAAAAATTACTTACCTACAATTACATGT
The sequence above is drawn from the Quercus robur chromosome 7, dhQueRobu3.1, whole genome shotgun sequence genome and encodes:
- the LOC126693236 gene encoding syntaxin-51-like, translating into MTSPSDSWMRGINEASKLAEDIKDMIAGSSSLPPSGPETQRHLSTARRKITILRTKLETLELLLSTLSNTQPITGKEMNRRQDMLKNLSSKVNQMAATLNMSGFNNRDSLLGPNIKQDDIMNRTNGLDNHGLVGFQRQIIKEQDEGLEKLEETVTSTKHIALAVNEELNLHTRLLDNLDQHVDSTDSHLQRVQKKLAVLNRRTKGGCSYLILLVIAAVILIIVVWALIKYL